The following coding sequences are from one Capsicum annuum cultivar UCD-10X-F1 chromosome 3, UCD10Xv1.1, whole genome shotgun sequence window:
- the LOC124896549 gene encoding F-box/LRR-repeat protein 25-like, producing the protein MRKANVRKQFRTKFTQHQKESMFKFAQKVGWKLQKRDEELISEFCSKIGVEKQAFKFSGIFESFLLSKTWLQALFTLPNLKFFVDYWKNNRKIAVDNIMERYKDRKIPIGKFELSNYYANSQVFPLIDEWLHIALQNGVKDLVVKCPLYPLPIFTILGAKSLRELVLVGCTLLPDSLYSGVVSCNSLRKLSLSSVRLDENMFQTLLNSCPLVVSVTLEYCSGLEKIKSDSLKVLKIQYCGEIWEIDAPNLVTLEYICRYQIPQLKIVRES; encoded by the exons ATGAGGAAAGCTAACGTGAGAAAACAATTCAGGACTAAATTTACTCAACATCAGAAGGAAAGTATGTTCAAATTTGCCCAAAAAGTTGGCTGGAAATTGCAGAAGCGAGACGAAGAGTTGATTAGCGAGTTTTGCAGCAAAATCGGAGTAGAAAAACAGGCTTTTAAG ttcagtggcatatttgagtcttttcttCTCTCCAAAACATGGCTGCAAGCCTTGTTCACTCTTCCGAACCTGAAATTCTTTGTTGATTATTGGAAAAACAATAGGAAAATAGCAGTGGACAATATCATGGAGAGATATAAGGACAGAAAAATTCCAATAGGAAAATTTGAATTATCAAATTACTATGCTAATTCTCAAGTTTTCCCTCTAATTGATGAGTGGCTTCACATTGCACTTCAGAATGGTGTAAAAGATCTTGTCGTTAAATGTCCATTATACCCCTTGCCTATTTTCACAATCTTGGGAGCAAAATCTTTAAGAGAATTGGTTCTGGTGGGTTGTACTCTTCTGCCTGATTCGTTATACAGTGGTGTTGTCAGTTGCAATTCTTTGAGAAAACTTTCTCTATCTTCGGTAAGATTAGACGAAAACATGTTTCAGACTCTACTTAATAGTTGTCCCTTGGTTGTCTCTGTCACCCTCGAGTATTGTTCGGGATTGGAAAAGATCAAGTCGGATTCTCTGAAGGTCTTGAAGATTCAGTATTGTGGGGAAATATGGGAGATTGATGCTCCAAATTTGGTAACACTTGAATACATCTGCAGGTATCAAATTcctcaacttaaaattgtaaGAGAGTCG